From Jiangella mangrovi:
GCCCGCACGGCCGCCTCATCCGGCGACTGCAGACCCACCGTCATCAGGCCGCGGACCCGCAGCCGGTCGTGCGCGGCGACCTGCTGGACGACGGCGACGGCGTCCGCCGGGGACGCGCCGGACTTGCTCGGCTCGCCCGACGTGTTGACCTGCACCAGCACGTCGAGGGTGCGGTCCAGCGTCTCGAGCCGGCGCTGCAGCCGGCCGGCCAGCTCGGCGCCGTCGACGGACTGCACGCAGCCGACGTAGCGGAGCACCTGGTTCACCTTGTTGGACTGCAGGTGGCCGATGAAGTGCCGCTCGAACGCGTGGCCGGCCGCCAGCGCCGTCAGCTCCTCGTCCTTCTCGGCCAGCTCCTGCACGCGGTTCTCGCCGATGAGACGGGCGCCGGCGGCGACGGCCTCGGCGATGCGGGCGGCCGGCTGGGTCTTCGTGGCCAGCAGCAGCTCGACCTCGTCCGGGGCGCGTCCGGCCGCCACGCAGGCGGCGTCGACCCGTTCCCGCACCGCCGCCAGATTGCCCCGGATGTCCGCCTCGGCCGGCATCGGTCCCCTTCCGCCTCGACCTCTAGTGTTCTGTGCGTGACGGTACTGGTCGGCTGGATCCTGGCGCTCGGGATGGTCGTCGTGGTGCCCCTC
This genomic window contains:
- a CDS encoding YggS family pyridoxal phosphate-dependent enzyme codes for the protein MPAEADIRGNLAAVRERVDAACVAAGRAPDEVELLLATKTQPAARIAEAVAAGARLIGENRVQELAEKDEELTALAAGHAFERHFIGHLQSNKVNQVLRYVGCVQSVDGAELAGRLQRRLETLDRTLDVLVQVNTSGEPSKSGASPADAVAVVQQVAAHDRLRVRGLMTVGLQSPDEAAVRASYRALRELRDRAADAVGTGLPVLSMGMSGDLEAAVAEGATLVRIGSAVFGERARTA